In Phormidium yuhuli AB48, one genomic interval encodes:
- a CDS encoding AAA-like domain-containing protein gives MLHPRSQPFLELTYQVGGSLPPNAPTYIQRPADEQLFRGLLGGEFCYVLTSRQMGKSSLRVAVMARLRTLGVQCSTLDLTSIGSQHVTIEQWYAAIAAILSKQLPLKTSLRPWWRERLDLPPAARLAAFIEEILLPETQGPLVILIDEIDSILALNFPTDDFFALIRTCYNQRAEVPDYRRLSFALFGVATSGDLIADKQRTPFNIGQAIELKGFSPEAIAPLVSGLTAVFPNPQQGLERIFHWTQGQPFLMQKLCQQLLQQSPKFRLPDPHPSNTSETLVDLCVQKRIVEHWETQDSPEHLKTIRDRLLYNDQRAAELLSLYRRIWQGSASHGQASTIPAEDSPQQQELLLSGLVDAHNGYLQVKNPIYQQVFNLPWIESHLQRLRPYASLLNAWLESHGEDSSRLLRGKALQEALDWTQRKSLSDVDYRYLSASQALEQQERQQKDAFERQTIQQRLEQERLRESQRCLQLQTQNVQRQRQFLGLLGVTLVGSMGLGLANFRAYQRSALSEVSAFMAASQGSYTSEQQLDALVQGLQARQTLNQLQFLSSQQRQELHRQTQQILEQAIHANHETNRMAAHPGGVLGVDVSPDGQWIATSGPDGTAKLWQRDGTLVHTLPVGSTVYSVQFSPDSQLLATPSLKGDIYLWSMDGDLQTHLRGHEAAVWHLAWSPQGDYLLSVSSDGTLRQWSREGQLLHTLRQHGGTVWNVAVHPQGKEFASIGSDGTIIRWQWDGTLINRFSEGISSGWAIAYHPQTHLLAAGYSDHQIRLWQPDGTLVRHLQGHGAEVGTLVFNQDGSSLASGSADGSLKLWSEDGTLRNNLQGHRSRLRGVAFSPDGREVLSAGEDGFVRIWQVDNDFMEPLGGHDQEVWQAQYFPPSSPLPGYLVTLSRRDLRVWNPAGDLVQQFKTFALGDLYSLALHPQQARILVGDSRGRLYGLDLTTGEIDSWLGDELSLFALAKSSDGRWLVSGGNGPQLKVWRAGEDGGYELYQELEGHQARVWDLAFSPDDSYLTSASIDGTVRIWSWESQGNEAGPRLTETPRVLLAGDSSPLWGLAISPEGDRILSASRSGLLHIWNRQGEEVLTLPVTETSGLTRVAWSPDGELLAVARTDHRVDLYSDEGDLISQLRNHQGTVLTLAFSPDGQYLVSGGEDQQVVRWDIDRVRSLNVLEYGCQRVQDYLRQKSDWELLLTQCHK, from the coding sequence ATGTTACACCCGAGATCGCAACCGTTTCTGGAATTGACCTATCAAGTGGGGGGAAGTTTACCCCCCAACGCCCCCACCTATATACAACGGCCTGCAGACGAACAACTATTCCGGGGATTACTAGGGGGGGAATTTTGCTATGTCTTGACCTCACGACAGATGGGAAAATCGAGTCTGCGCGTTGCAGTGATGGCCCGTTTGCGAACCCTGGGAGTGCAATGCAGCACCCTAGACCTAACCAGCATCGGCAGCCAACATGTGACCATTGAACAATGGTACGCTGCCATCGCCGCCATCCTCAGTAAACAATTGCCCCTCAAAACGTCCCTACGTCCCTGGTGGCGAGAACGATTGGATCTCCCCCCAGCGGCACGCCTAGCCGCCTTCATTGAGGAAATATTGCTCCCAGAAACCCAAGGGCCCCTCGTCATTCTCATCGATGAAATTGACAGTATTCTGGCCCTGAACTTCCCCACAGACGACTTTTTTGCCCTCATTCGCACCTGCTACAACCAACGGGCCGAAGTCCCGGACTATCGGCGTTTAAGCTTCGCCCTGTTTGGCGTCGCCACCTCAGGAGACCTCATCGCTGATAAACAGCGTACCCCCTTCAACATCGGTCAGGCCATCGAACTCAAGGGATTTTCTCCCGAGGCGATCGCCCCCCTAGTCTCGGGTTTAACAGCCGTCTTCCCCAATCCCCAGCAGGGATTAGAGCGCATCTTCCATTGGACCCAGGGCCAACCCTTCCTGATGCAAAAACTCTGTCAGCAGCTCCTCCAACAGTCTCCTAAATTCAGACTTCCAGACCCTCACCCCTCCAATACTTCCGAGACTCTGGTTGATCTCTGCGTGCAGAAACGAATTGTGGAGCATTGGGAAACCCAAGATTCCCCAGAACATCTGAAAACTATCCGCGATCGCCTCCTCTACAACGACCAGCGAGCCGCCGAACTGCTAAGCCTCTATCGCCGCATCTGGCAAGGGTCAGCCAGCCATGGTCAAGCCTCCACCATCCCCGCCGAAGACTCTCCCCAACAACAGGAACTCCTCCTCTCCGGTCTCGTAGACGCCCACAACGGCTATCTCCAGGTGAAAAACCCCATCTACCAACAGGTCTTTAACTTACCCTGGATTGAATCCCACTTACAGCGTCTGCGGCCCTACGCCTCCCTACTCAACGCCTGGCTTGAATCCCACGGTGAAGATAGCTCACGACTGCTGCGAGGCAAGGCCCTACAAGAAGCCCTCGACTGGACCCAACGCAAGAGCCTCAGTGACGTAGACTATCGTTATCTCAGTGCCAGCCAAGCCTTAGAACAACAGGAACGGCAACAGAAAGACGCCTTTGAGCGACAGACCATCCAACAGCGCTTAGAACAAGAACGCTTGCGGGAAAGCCAACGTTGCCTACAACTTCAGACCCAAAATGTCCAGCGTCAACGACAGTTTTTGGGCCTGTTGGGGGTGACTCTAGTGGGGTCCATGGGCTTAGGTCTGGCCAACTTCAGAGCCTATCAACGCAGCGCCCTGAGTGAAGTGAGTGCCTTCATGGCCGCCTCCCAAGGCAGCTATACCTCCGAGCAACAATTAGACGCTCTGGTTCAGGGACTCCAGGCCCGCCAAACTTTAAACCAGTTGCAATTCCTCTCCTCCCAGCAGCGTCAAGAATTACACCGGCAAACCCAGCAAATCCTGGAACAGGCTATCCACGCCAACCATGAAACCAATCGCATGGCGGCTCATCCCGGGGGTGTGTTGGGAGTCGATGTGAGTCCGGATGGTCAATGGATTGCCACCTCGGGTCCTGATGGAACCGCCAAGCTTTGGCAACGGGATGGAACCCTGGTCCACACCTTACCCGTTGGGTCAACGGTCTATAGCGTCCAATTCAGCCCCGATAGTCAACTCCTGGCGACCCCCAGCCTCAAAGGTGACATTTACCTGTGGTCGATGGATGGAGACTTGCAAACCCACCTCCGGGGTCATGAGGCGGCGGTGTGGCATCTCGCCTGGAGTCCCCAGGGGGATTATCTCCTCTCTGTCAGCAGTGATGGAACCCTGCGACAATGGTCGCGAGAGGGCCAACTGCTGCATACCCTAAGGCAACATGGGGGAACGGTCTGGAATGTGGCTGTGCATCCCCAGGGTAAGGAGTTTGCCTCCATTGGCTCCGATGGCACGATTATCCGTTGGCAATGGGATGGAACCCTGATTAACCGCTTCAGTGAGGGCATTAGTAGTGGTTGGGCGATCGCCTATCATCCCCAGACCCACCTGCTGGCCGCCGGCTATAGTGATCATCAGATTCGTCTGTGGCAACCTGACGGAACCCTGGTGAGGCATCTCCAGGGCCATGGGGCCGAAGTGGGGACTCTGGTGTTTAATCAGGATGGGTCTAGCTTAGCCTCGGGGTCGGCAGATGGCAGTCTGAAACTCTGGTCTGAGGACGGAACCCTCCGCAATAATTTACAGGGTCATCGCAGCCGTTTACGGGGGGTGGCGTTTAGCCCTGACGGAAGGGAGGTGTTAAGTGCTGGCGAGGATGGCTTTGTGCGGATTTGGCAGGTTGACAATGATTTTATGGAGCCTCTGGGGGGTCATGACCAGGAAGTTTGGCAGGCTCAGTATTTTCCCCCCTCATCTCCTCTGCCAGGTTATTTAGTCACCCTATCACGGCGAGATCTGCGAGTGTGGAATCCAGCCGGTGACTTGGTGCAACAGTTTAAGACCTTTGCCCTGGGAGACCTCTATAGTCTGGCCCTTCACCCCCAGCAGGCCCGGATTCTGGTTGGGGATAGTCGGGGGAGGCTCTATGGCCTTGATTTAACGACGGGTGAGATTGACTCCTGGTTAGGAGATGAGTTGAGCCTGTTCGCCTTGGCCAAAAGTTCTGATGGACGTTGGCTCGTCTCGGGGGGGAATGGCCCCCAGCTTAAGGTCTGGAGGGCCGGGGAAGATGGAGGCTATGAGTTATATCAGGAGCTTGAGGGTCATCAGGCTCGGGTCTGGGATCTCGCCTTTAGCCCCGATGACTCCTATTTGACCTCGGCTAGCATTGATGGAACCGTGAGGATTTGGTCCTGGGAGTCCCAGGGGAACGAGGCAGGACCCCGCTTGACTGAAACGCCCCGGGTGCTGTTGGCTGGGGATTCTAGTCCTTTGTGGGGTCTGGCCATTAGTCCCGAGGGCGATCGCATCCTCTCCGCCAGTCGTAGTGGCCTGTTGCACATTTGGAATCGCCAGGGGGAGGAGGTATTGACCCTTCCGGTGACCGAAACCAGTGGTTTAACCCGTGTGGCCTGGAGTCCTGATGGTGAATTATTGGCAGTGGCTCGCACGGATCATCGCGTTGACCTTTATAGTGATGAGGGAGACTTAATCAGCCAATTGCGCAATCATCAGGGTACGGTACTGACCCTGGCCTTTAGTCCCGATGGACAATACCTGGTCTCAGGAGGAGAAGATCAGCAGGTGGTTCGTTGGGATATTGACAGAGTGCGATCGCTCAATGTTTTAGAGTATGGCTGTCAGCGTGTGCAAGATTATCTGCGTCAGAAATCTGACTGGGAGCTGCTATTGACTCAATGTCACAAGTAA
- a CDS encoding AAA-like domain-containing protein, producing the protein MSQVNLAFDPHFHYHVGGTVPAQSQTYVRRQADEELFQRLVDGEFCYVFNARQMGKSSLRVQVMARLREAGVQCGSLDLTAIGTQQVTVEQWYGAIAALLGKQFQLQTNLRHWWRDHLDLPPAARLSHFMEEVLLQDIQGPLVILIDEIDSILALKFATDDFFALIRNIYNRRADCPDCRRLSFALFGVTTPGELIADKTRTPFNIGRGIYLEGFQDPEITPLAEGLATTLPNPDLALKRILHWTGGQPFLMQKLCQLVVQNYQRQQFPDTDNPTWMEHFIDISVQKQILHHWEAQDEPEHLKTIRDRLLYNEPKVGQLLTLYRQVWLAEQLQSPQAPIPANESPIQTELLLSGVVEKRGGYLRVKNPIYQEVFDLAWIDYQLDHLRPYAPLLNAWVESNCQDSSRLLRGNALREALDWTQRKSLGDLDYRYLSASQKLEQQEIQQKLEFERQEAQRKLEQERFLEAQQLLELQAQNVRRQRQFLGVLTVALLGALSLGSITLIAYQRAALSEVRAVIAASKGSYASNQRLDALVQALQGRHNFKRLRFIAPDVRRELDQESRQTLEQAIQGNHEFNRRRAHIGGALGVDFSLDGQLIASSGADTTVKIWQRDGTLRQTLPQEATVYSVSFSPDSRFLAVPTLDGQIHIWSVEGQLQTTLRGHEAAVWSVSWSADGQQLISASSDLTLRIWSVTGTLLETLEGHEAAVWRTAFSPDREEFASASVDGSIKRWQRDGTLIRSFESYSSAWSVVYTPDGERLISGHGDNQVRVWSREGQLLQTLEGHEAEVISLAMSRDGERLVSGSADSQLRIWSAEGTLLRTLRGHGSTVRGVAFSPEGTQVASAGEDGFMRLWQVDNPFVQPLYGHQEVLWNVAYAPSSSPLDSQFATAARTEVRLWDSRGHLLREFAELGSQELYSLTLHPQREQLLVGNADGSIYQVNTDNGTARSWQAHELAVWSLAYHPDGEWFISGGDDTRINLWRERESGEVSLHQSLMASESRIWDLAFSPDGSYLALSNLAGRVKLWGWETTTDEGEGSRLRERADHVLVGHNTEVWGLAISPDSEKIASASRDGQLKIWSRDGRLLTTRQISETSGLTRVAWSPDNRLLAIARTDSRIDIYTVDGELLTQLSGHQSVVGSVTFSPDGRFLLSGSEDRLAIRWDLDNILSLDLMAYGCQRVQDYLRQKSDRGSRTSLCQD; encoded by the coding sequence ATGTCACAAGTAAACCTTGCATTTGATCCTCACTTTCATTATCACGTTGGGGGAACCGTTCCGGCCCAATCCCAAACCTATGTCCGGCGACAGGCTGATGAGGAGCTATTCCAGAGACTCGTTGATGGGGAGTTTTGCTATGTCTTCAACGCTCGCCAGATGGGAAAGTCCAGTTTACGGGTGCAGGTGATGGCCCGGTTGCGGGAGGCGGGGGTGCAATGTGGTTCCCTGGATTTAACGGCCATCGGTACCCAGCAGGTGACCGTGGAACAATGGTATGGGGCGATCGCAGCCCTCCTGGGCAAACAATTTCAGCTACAAACCAATCTCCGACACTGGTGGCGAGATCATTTAGACCTCCCCCCCGCCGCTCGCCTGAGCCATTTTATGGAAGAGGTCTTGCTCCAAGACATCCAAGGGCCCCTGGTTATTCTCATCGATGAAATTGATAGTATCCTGGCTCTCAAGTTTGCCACCGATGACTTTTTTGCCCTGATTCGCAACATTTATAACCGGCGGGCTGATTGTCCCGATTGTCGGCGTTTGAGCTTTGCCCTATTCGGCGTCACCACCCCCGGCGAACTTATTGCCGACAAAACCCGCACCCCCTTCAACATTGGTCGAGGCATTTACCTCGAAGGCTTTCAAGACCCAGAAATCACCCCTCTAGCAGAAGGACTGGCCACCACACTCCCCAATCCCGACCTCGCCCTAAAACGAATTTTGCATTGGACCGGGGGGCAGCCTTTTCTCATGCAAAAACTATGCCAACTTGTGGTGCAAAACTATCAACGTCAACAGTTTCCCGACACCGATAACCCCACCTGGATGGAGCATTTTATTGATATTTCGGTCCAGAAACAAATTCTCCATCATTGGGAAGCCCAGGACGAACCCGAACATCTCAAAACCATTCGCGATCGCCTCCTCTATAATGAGCCAAAAGTCGGACAACTCCTCACCCTCTATCGCCAAGTCTGGCTCGCGGAACAACTCCAATCCCCACAAGCCCCTATCCCGGCCAATGAATCCCCCATTCAGACTGAACTCCTCCTGTCCGGGGTTGTCGAAAAACGGGGTGGCTACCTGCGGGTCAAAAACCCCATCTACCAAGAGGTCTTTGACCTGGCTTGGATTGACTATCAACTCGACCACCTCCGTCCCTACGCGCCCCTCCTCAATGCCTGGGTTGAGTCCAACTGTCAAGACAGTTCCCGGCTGCTGCGGGGCAACGCCCTACGAGAAGCCCTAGACTGGACGCAACGCAAAAGTTTAGGAGATTTAGATTATCGCTATCTCAGCGCCAGTCAAAAACTTGAACAACAGGAAATTCAACAAAAACTGGAATTTGAGCGACAAGAAGCCCAACGAAAACTCGAACAAGAACGGTTCTTGGAAGCCCAACAACTCTTAGAACTCCAAGCACAAAATGTCCGCCGTCAGCGACAATTCCTAGGGGTTTTGACCGTAGCCCTCTTGGGGGCCCTCAGTTTAGGGAGTATTACCTTGATTGCCTATCAACGAGCGGCCCTGAGTGAGGTCCGAGCGGTGATTGCCGCCTCCAAAGGCAGTTACGCTTCTAATCAGCGGCTAGATGCCCTGGTACAAGCCCTGCAAGGCCGTCATAATTTTAAACGCTTACGGTTCATCGCCCCGGATGTGCGTCGAGAACTGGACCAGGAAAGCCGCCAAACCTTGGAACAAGCCATCCAGGGCAACCATGAATTTAACCGGCGGCGGGCCCATATCGGAGGGGCCTTGGGGGTTGATTTCAGCCTCGACGGACAACTCATCGCCAGTTCCGGGGCCGACACCACCGTGAAAATTTGGCAACGGGATGGAACCCTACGTCAGACCTTACCCCAAGAGGCCACGGTCTATAGCGTCAGCTTTAGTCCCGATAGTCGGTTCCTAGCCGTCCCCACCCTCGACGGCCAAATTCATATTTGGTCTGTGGAGGGCCAGTTACAAACCACCCTCAGGGGTCATGAGGCGGCGGTCTGGTCCGTCTCCTGGAGTGCTGATGGTCAGCAACTGATTTCGGCGAGCAGTGACCTCACCCTGAGAATTTGGTCTGTAACCGGAACGCTCCTGGAAACCCTGGAAGGTCATGAGGCGGCGGTGTGGCGAACTGCCTTTAGTCCAGATAGGGAGGAATTTGCTTCCGCCAGTGTTGATGGCAGTATCAAACGCTGGCAACGAGATGGCACTTTAATTCGCAGCTTTGAAAGCTATAGTTCAGCCTGGTCTGTGGTCTATACGCCTGACGGAGAGCGTCTCATCTCTGGCCATGGCGATAATCAGGTGCGGGTTTGGAGTCGGGAGGGTCAGTTATTGCAAACCCTAGAGGGTCATGAGGCTGAGGTGATTAGTCTTGCCATGAGTCGCGATGGAGAACGGTTGGTGTCAGGGTCTGCTGATAGCCAGTTACGCATTTGGTCGGCAGAGGGGACCTTACTGAGAACCTTACGGGGTCATGGTAGTACGGTTCGCGGGGTCGCCTTTAGTCCTGAAGGAACTCAAGTTGCCAGTGCGGGGGAAGATGGCTTTATGCGACTTTGGCAGGTGGATAATCCGTTTGTGCAACCGCTCTACGGCCACCAAGAGGTGCTATGGAATGTGGCCTACGCTCCCTCATCGTCTCCTCTCGACTCTCAGTTCGCGACGGCTGCACGGACGGAAGTCCGGCTCTGGGATAGCAGGGGTCATCTCTTGAGAGAATTTGCTGAGTTAGGCTCCCAAGAACTGTACAGTCTGACCTTGCACCCGCAACGAGAGCAGTTGCTGGTCGGCAATGCGGATGGCTCCATCTATCAGGTGAATACTGACAATGGGACCGCCAGGAGTTGGCAGGCCCATGAGCTAGCGGTTTGGAGTCTTGCCTATCATCCCGATGGGGAATGGTTCATTTCCGGGGGGGATGACACTCGTATTAATCTCTGGCGAGAGAGGGAATCAGGGGAGGTGAGCTTACACCAAAGCCTCATGGCCTCGGAGAGTCGCATTTGGGATCTGGCGTTCAGTCCCGATGGGTCTTATCTGGCTCTGTCTAATCTGGCGGGACGGGTTAAACTTTGGGGGTGGGAAACGACGACGGATGAGGGGGAGGGGTCTCGTTTGCGGGAGAGAGCGGATCATGTTTTAGTGGGCCATAATACCGAGGTTTGGGGTCTGGCTATTAGCCCAGATAGTGAAAAAATTGCTTCAGCCAGTCGTGATGGACAGCTCAAAATTTGGAGTCGCGATGGGAGATTGCTGACCACCCGACAAATCTCTGAGACCAGTGGCTTAACTCGGGTGGCTTGGAGTCCTGATAATCGATTGTTGGCGATCGCCAGGACGGATAGTAGGATTGACATTTATACGGTCGATGGTGAATTATTAACTCAACTGAGTGGCCATCAGTCTGTAGTGGGTTCGGTGACGTTTAGCCCCGATGGTCGCTTTTTGCTGTCGGGGAGTGAAGATCGTTTAGCAATTCGCTGGGATTTGGATAACATTCTGTCGTTGGATTTGATGGCTTATGGGTGTCAACGAGTGCAAGATTATCTCCGTCAGAAGTCTGACCGTGGTTCTCGCACGTCCCTCTGTCAAGACTGA
- a CDS encoding AAA-like domain-containing protein — protein MYQNPLQFSYHVGGSVPPQSQTYVRRQADEELFSALLKGEFCYVFNARQMGKSSLRVQVMARLREVGVMPGALDLTAIGTQQVTVEQWYGAIAAILSKQFQLKTNLRAWWRERMELPPSARLGDFIAEVLLGKTEQPLVILIDEIDSILSLKFATDDFFALIRSCYNRRAEQPDYRRLSFALFGVATPGELIADKNRTPFNVGRGIQLKGFQFQESAPLGDGLGAIFAQVNPALKHLLYWTGGQPFLMQKLCQLLVNFHQEKHSGEQILTEEIQRFIDDCVERKILHHWEAQDEPEHLKTIRDRLLYDEKRVGELLSLYRQVWRSEEAPSDVPSIAAIESPSQTELILSGIVEKRDGYLRVKNPIYYQVFNRDWVDEQLNRLRPYASMLNAWIESNYDDESRLLRGQALQEALTWTQQKGLGDLDYRYLSASQDLEQREIKAKLERARLEEADARLAIEQQSVRRQRRLLGGLTLALVGAIALGIGTFRAYQQAAVSEIQAMMAASKGSFASNQQLEALVQALQARETFLKLQLILPGVGQDLNQQTQKSLQRALYGNHQFHRLQAHSELALGLHFSPDGQFFATSAIDQTAKIWRRDGTLLHTLPHNSTVHSLKFSPDSQSLAVATFEGTIYLWSINGTLKTTLKGHPAEVGEVAWSPDGRQLVSVGRDPMVRVWSVEDRELLQVLEGHEAFSRTVDFHPQGHQFASLGVDGTLIIWGTDGQVLQRFEEVDAPGLAIAYSPDGELLVAGYGDHQVRLWHPEQGLLKTLSHHEAEVTTVAFSPDGERFASAGVDRELLIWSRQGTLLNRLKGHDSHLRRVAFSPEGTEVGSLGEDGVLNRWRVGNPFRQVFQSHADVVWGADYVPQPSPHPPQLATVSGLEVQLWDSQGEQLQQWQQASSRRFYSLAAHPQEPRIVAGTSGGEIVQVDFAAESTRSWQADGVGIMALAYSPDGRWLVSGGVSFPLQVWTRNETGDYHRYHILDGHQAQVWELGFSPDGSYFVSGSLDGVIKLWQLQFDEEGDFSGFEATPGFSLETEQGAIWGLAVSPDSQRIASTSRDGWLTIWSRQGEQLVQVQVTQEQGLTRVDWSPDGRWLAVGRMDGLIDLYTPEGEFVISLVGHESEVLTLAFCPQTQGLISGGQDSVAIYWDLQQILEADLMEEGCDRVRDYLRHREQGGLLCSG, from the coding sequence ATGTATCAGAATCCTCTCCAGTTTTCCTATCATGTGGGTGGTAGTGTTCCCCCTCAGTCCCAGACCTATGTTCGGCGACAGGCGGATGAGGAGTTGTTCTCAGCCTTGCTCAAGGGGGAGTTTTGCTATGTCTTCAACGCCCGCCAGATGGGGAAATCCAGCCTACGGGTGCAGGTGATGGCCCGGTTGCGGGAGGTGGGGGTGATGCCGGGGGCCCTGGATTTGACGGCCATTGGCACGCAACAGGTGACCGTGGAACAATGGTATGGGGCGATCGCGGCTATTCTCAGTAAACAGTTTCAGCTCAAAACGAATCTCCGAGCCTGGTGGCGGGAGCGGATGGAGTTACCCCCGTCGGCTCGTCTGGGGGATTTTATTGCTGAGGTGCTTCTAGGAAAAACTGAGCAGCCCCTGGTGATTTTAATTGATGAAATTGATAGTATTCTCTCCCTAAAATTTGCCACGGATGATTTTTTTGCTCTGATTCGTTCTTGCTATAATCGTCGCGCTGAACAACCGGATTATCGACGCTTAAGTTTTGCCCTCTTTGGAGTTGCCACCCCAGGGGAACTCATTGCTGATAAAAATAGAACCCCCTTTAATGTGGGGCGAGGGATTCAGCTAAAAGGATTTCAGTTTCAGGAGTCTGCTCCTCTTGGGGATGGGTTAGGGGCTATCTTTGCTCAAGTCAATCCTGCTTTAAAACATCTTTTATATTGGACTGGAGGACAGCCTTTTTTGATGCAAAAACTCTGTCAATTGCTAGTCAATTTTCATCAAGAAAAGCATTCAGGAGAGCAAATTTTAACAGAGGAAATACAGCGATTTATTGATGACTGTGTTGAGAGGAAAATCCTGCATCATTGGGAGGCTCAAGACGAACCGGAACATCTCAAAACCATTCGCGATCGCCTCCTCTATGATGAGAAACGAGTGGGAGAATTGCTCAGTCTCTATCGTCAAGTCTGGCGTTCTGAAGAAGCGCCCTCGGATGTTCCCTCCATTGCGGCTATCGAATCTCCCAGTCAAACGGAGTTAATTCTCTCGGGGATTGTGGAAAAACGAGATGGCTATTTGCGGGTCAAAAACCCCATCTACTATCAAGTGTTTAATCGGGATTGGGTCGATGAACAGCTTAATCGCCTGCGGCCCTACGCCTCAATGCTCAATGCTTGGATTGAGTCCAACTATGACGATGAATCACGGCTGCTGCGAGGTCAGGCCCTCCAAGAAGCCTTAACCTGGACCCAACAGAAAGGACTCGGGGATTTAGATTATCGCTATCTCAGCGCCAGCCAAGACCTGGAACAACGGGAGATTAAGGCAAAACTAGAACGAGCGCGATTAGAAGAAGCGGACGCACGACTTGCTATTGAACAGCAAAGTGTGCGCCGTCAACGTCGCTTACTCGGGGGGTTAACCCTGGCCCTGGTGGGGGCGATCGCCCTGGGAATTGGGACCTTCCGCGCCTACCAACAGGCGGCGGTGAGTGAAATTCAGGCCATGATGGCCGCCTCCAAGGGAAGTTTTGCCTCGAATCAACAACTTGAGGCCTTGGTTCAAGCCTTACAAGCACGAGAGACCTTTCTCAAACTCCAGTTGATTCTGCCTGGGGTGGGTCAAGATTTAAACCAACAGACTCAGAAAAGCTTACAACGGGCCCTGTATGGTAATCATCAGTTTCACCGCCTACAAGCTCATAGTGAGTTGGCTTTGGGCTTGCATTTTAGCCCTGATGGTCAATTCTTCGCCACTTCCGCCATTGACCAAACGGCGAAAATTTGGCGGCGGGATGGAACCTTACTGCATACTCTTCCCCACAACTCCACGGTCCACAGCCTAAAATTTAGTCCAGACAGTCAATCTCTGGCGGTGGCGACCTTTGAAGGGACGATTTACCTTTGGTCTATCAACGGCACTTTAAAAACAACACTCAAGGGTCATCCGGCGGAAGTGGGGGAAGTGGCCTGGAGTCCCGATGGTCGCCAACTGGTTTCGGTGGGTCGAGATCCCATGGTGAGAGTATGGTCAGTAGAAGACCGGGAGCTGTTACAGGTGCTTGAGGGTCATGAAGCCTTCTCGCGAACCGTAGATTTTCATCCCCAGGGCCATCAGTTCGCCTCCCTGGGGGTGGATGGAACCTTAATCATCTGGGGAACGGATGGCCAGGTGTTACAACGCTTTGAGGAGGTGGATGCACCGGGGTTGGCGATCGCCTATAGTCCTGATGGGGAGCTATTGGTGGCTGGATATGGGGACCATCAGGTGCGCCTCTGGCATCCTGAGCAGGGGTTACTGAAAACCTTAAGTCATCATGAAGCGGAGGTGACCACTGTGGCCTTTAGTCCCGATGGAGAGCGGTTTGCGTCGGCGGGGGTGGATCGAGAATTGCTCATTTGGTCCCGTCAGGGAACTCTGTTAAACCGCCTTAAGGGCCATGATAGTCATTTACGCCGTGTGGCCTTTAGTCCAGAGGGAACGGAAGTAGGAAGTTTGGGGGAAGATGGGGTTTTAAACCGCTGGCGGGTGGGTAATCCCTTTCGCCAAGTCTTCCAGAGCCATGCTGATGTGGTTTGGGGGGCCGACTATGTGCCTCAACCCTCGCCGCACCCTCCGCAATTAGCGACAGTTTCGGGGTTAGAGGTTCAGCTTTGGGACTCCCAGGGAGAACAGCTCCAGCAGTGGCAACAGGCGAGTTCTCGGCGTTTCTATAGTCTAGCTGCCCATCCCCAAGAGCCACGGATCGTCGCGGGAACCTCGGGGGGGGAAATCGTCCAGGTGGATTTTGCGGCGGAGTCGACTCGCTCTTGGCAAGCGGATGGGGTGGGAATTATGGCGTTGGCCTATAGTCCCGATGGACGTTGGCTCGTCTCCGGTGGCGTGTCCTTTCCCCTTCAAGTTTGGACTCGCAACGAGACTGGAGACTACCATCGCTACCATATCCTCGACGGCCATCAGGCCCAAGTCTGGGAGTTAGGGTTTAGTCCTGATGGGTCCTATTTTGTCTCGGGAAGTCTCGATGGGGTGATTAAACTCTGGCAACTCCAATTCGATGAGGAGGGCGACTTTTCGGGTTTCGAGGCGACGCCAGGGTTCAGTCTTGAGACTGAGCAGGGAGCCATTTGGGGCCTGGCGGTGAGTCCTGATAGTCAACGGATTGCGAGTACCAGTCGTGATGGCTGGTTGACGATTTGGAGCCGCCAGGGGGAGCAACTGGTGCAGGTTCAGGTGACCCAAGAGCAAGGGTTAACGCGGGTAGATTGGAGTCCCGATGGTCGTTGGCTGGCGGTTGGCCGTATGGATGGCCTCATTGACCTTTATACGCCGGAGGGGGAGTTTGTCATTAGCTTGGTGGGTCATGAGTCGGAGGTGCTGACTTTGGCCTTTTGTCCCCAGACTCAGGGGTTGATTTCTGGGGGACAGGACAGTGTGGCGATTTATTGGGATTTGCAGCAGATTCTTGAGGCGGATTTAATGGAGGAAGGGTGCGATCGCGTTCGGGATTATCTGCGTCATCGGGAACAGGGAGGTCTGCTGTGTTCGGGATAG